The following coding sequences lie in one Pelobacter seleniigenes DSM 18267 genomic window:
- a CDS encoding ABC transporter ATP-binding protein, protein MKENTKKSDWQLIRGFFAYMAPYRRWVIYSLLAVPFSIGGTLLNPWLLIKIVDDYLVVAEIKGLVFMVSLLAGAVVVNYIADAIYTYSLQRTGQMAIADMRKDLYRHSLTLPRKYYDSTPIGVTLSRMTSDGEAIGESVAIGVLSLVTDIIKTIALFGFLLYLSWHLTLVILCILPPVYFLTNLLRNKLRVYYNESREGLADATAYLQECLNGIKTIQLYAAEMKAVRRFKQKNRRFMEAQTKSNIYDSLLYSVIEGLTSVTMAGIIWIGIGGILKGVVTIGVLVGFINTLNRLFIPIREFAQQIALIQRALSALEHIDRLFAEPSEKGQLVPLANAKRMSFKTLEFKEVAFSYNEGTRVLDQICFSLNRGENIAIVGATGSGKSTILRLITKAYDNYQGSIRLNGRELRDISKTELFSCTTLMQQDVFLFNESIRFNISLGRPEIGEQEVKNAVEFVYADQFIDRFREGLDYRIIDNGKNLSAGQAQLISFARAIAGKSDLILLDEATSSVDSVTENLIQKATARIFKEKTVIAIAHRLSTIQHSELILVMKDGRIVEQGNHHELLKKGGYYLQLLKRMEQ, encoded by the coding sequence TTGAAAGAGAACACAAAAAAATCTGACTGGCAACTGATCCGTGGATTTTTTGCCTACATGGCACCCTACCGCAGGTGGGTGATCTACAGCCTTCTGGCAGTCCCGTTCTCCATCGGCGGGACCCTACTCAACCCCTGGCTGCTGATCAAGATCGTGGATGACTACCTAGTCGTCGCCGAGATCAAGGGGCTGGTCTTCATGGTCTCGCTACTGGCGGGGGCGGTCGTCGTTAACTATATTGCCGATGCAATCTACACCTACAGCCTCCAACGGACCGGGCAGATGGCTATCGCCGATATGCGTAAGGACCTCTATCGCCACAGCCTAACCCTGCCCCGGAAGTATTATGACAGCACCCCCATCGGAGTCACCCTCAGCCGCATGACCTCCGATGGGGAGGCGATCGGCGAATCGGTGGCCATCGGGGTGCTTTCCCTGGTCACCGATATCATCAAGACCATCGCCCTGTTTGGCTTTCTGCTTTACCTCTCCTGGCACCTGACCTTGGTGATCCTTTGCATCCTGCCGCCTGTCTATTTTCTGACGAACCTGCTCAGAAACAAGCTGCGGGTCTATTACAACGAATCGAGGGAAGGGCTGGCCGATGCCACGGCCTACCTGCAAGAATGTCTGAACGGCATCAAAACCATCCAGCTTTATGCCGCGGAAATGAAGGCCGTCCGCCGTTTCAAGCAGAAAAATCGGCGATTTATGGAGGCCCAGACCAAATCGAATATCTATGACTCCCTGCTCTATTCGGTGATTGAAGGACTGACCTCCGTGACCATGGCGGGAATTATCTGGATCGGTATCGGCGGTATCCTGAAGGGAGTCGTGACCATCGGGGTGCTGGTCGGTTTTATCAACACCTTGAACCGCCTGTTCATCCCTATTCGTGAATTTGCTCAGCAAATCGCCCTGATCCAGCGGGCTCTCTCGGCCCTGGAGCATATCGACCGCCTTTTTGCCGAACCCTCGGAAAAAGGACAGCTCGTCCCCCTGGCCAATGCTAAACGCATGAGCTTCAAGACCCTGGAGTTCAAAGAGGTCGCTTTCTCCTACAACGAGGGGACCCGGGTGCTGGACCAGATTTGTTTCAGCCTGAACCGGGGCGAAAACATTGCCATTGTCGGCGCGACCGGTTCCGGCAAATCGACTATCCTGAGACTGATCACCAAAGCCTATGACAATTATCAGGGGAGCATCCGGCTCAACGGTAGGGAACTGCGGGATATCTCCAAAACAGAACTGTTCTCCTGTACCACTCTGATGCAGCAGGATGTGTTTTTGTTCAATGAAAGCATCAGATTCAATATCTCTTTAGGCCGACCCGAAATTGGTGAGCAGGAGGTCAAAAATGCTGTTGAATTTGTTTATGCGGATCAATTCATTGATCGTTTCAGGGAGGGGCTGGATTACAGGATCATCGATAACGGCAAAAACCTCTCTGCTGGCCAGGCTCAGTTAATCTCGTTTGCCCGAGCCATTGCTGGAAAAAGCGATTTGATTCTGCTCGACGAGGCAACCAGCTCGGTCGATTCTGTGACAGAAAATCTTATCCAAAAGGCCACCGCCAGGATTTTTAAAGAAAAAACGGTCATTGCCATTGCCCATCGGCTCTCGACGATCCAGCACTCAGAATTGATCCTGGTGATGAAGGATGGGCGAATCGTGGAACAAGGCAATCATCATGAGTTACTGAAAAAAGGCGGCTACTACCTTCAACTACTCAAACGGATGGAACAGTAG
- a CDS encoding ABC transporter ATP-binding protein has protein sequence MSRFHLLRHYISQHKTSYGLGILFIFATNWLAVTIPTYLKLSVDILSQGKDHLRSNSDELYHYLILMFALALLVIVVRTCSRIFFFNPGRAIEYKLKNDLFTRLTKLQRTYYDQNETGSIISRLQNDITGVRLICGFGLMQFFNIIASLSLTPYKMWELSPRLTLYCIVPVFAVFLIVRIGMKVVMGHTRERMTRLQSLSAFIVSSLSGIDVIKNYGLTNWSEQEFARHNQGLLNQSLRISFVRSFLMPILINLENILKVLVLMVGGIYVIHGNFTIGEITAFIAYTGLLTMPLMGLGWLTTLYQQGMVGMTSLETIINADTPYEGLENLPTETRKSLFDKGLFVKNLTFAYDGEPVLSNVSFSILPGQTVGILGKIGSGKSSLVNCLNRYLEPPPGTVFLGNKDILELSFEDLRRAIRTVSQDVFLFSESVEQNILFGQSTQEHPGEEKLQQIIYESALREEIERFPEQLNTLVGEKGIMLSGGQKQRISLARSMMEPCDLLILDNVLSAVDYETERFLLGEILKRKHSRSLLIVSHRVQALEGADLILVLDEGNLVDQGTHKELIARPGLYKQTWELQKAQQG, from the coding sequence ATGAGCCGTTTTCACCTCCTCCGCCATTACATTTCTCAACACAAAACGTCCTACGGATTGGGAATACTGTTTATTTTTGCCACCAACTGGCTGGCAGTAACGATCCCTACTTATTTGAAATTGAGCGTGGATATCCTGAGCCAGGGGAAGGATCATCTTCGATCGAATTCAGATGAGCTATATCATTATTTGATCCTGATGTTTGCCCTTGCGCTATTAGTGATTGTTGTTCGCACTTGTTCGCGAATTTTCTTTTTCAACCCTGGCCGGGCGATCGAGTACAAGCTGAAAAATGATCTTTTTACCCGCCTGACCAAGCTGCAAAGAACTTATTACGACCAGAATGAAACGGGGAGCATTATCTCTCGTTTGCAAAACGACATAACCGGAGTGCGCTTAATCTGTGGCTTTGGTTTGATGCAGTTTTTCAACATCATCGCCAGCCTGTCCCTGACCCCGTACAAGATGTGGGAACTTTCCCCGCGCTTGACTCTCTATTGTATAGTGCCGGTGTTTGCGGTCTTTTTAATTGTGCGAATCGGGATGAAGGTGGTGATGGGACACACCAGGGAGAGAATGACCCGTCTGCAGTCCCTTTCCGCCTTTATTGTCTCTTCCCTGTCCGGGATTGATGTCATCAAGAATTACGGCCTGACCAACTGGAGTGAACAGGAATTCGCCCGCCACAACCAAGGCCTGTTGAACCAATCATTGCGCATCTCATTTGTCCGTTCCTTTTTGATGCCTATCCTGATCAACTTGGAAAATATCCTGAAGGTTCTGGTGCTCATGGTGGGGGGAATCTACGTCATTCATGGCAACTTCACTATTGGCGAGATCACTGCCTTCATCGCCTATACCGGGCTGTTGACTATGCCACTCATGGGCCTGGGCTGGCTGACCACTCTTTACCAGCAGGGGATGGTGGGGATGACCAGCCTGGAGACCATCATCAATGCGGATACCCCCTATGAGGGCTTGGAGAATCTGCCTACAGAAACCAGAAAATCTCTGTTTGACAAGGGACTTTTCGTCAAAAACCTGACCTTTGCTTATGACGGTGAGCCTGTCCTGTCCAATGTCAGTTTCTCCATCCTTCCAGGGCAAACGGTCGGGATTCTGGGAAAAATCGGTTCTGGAAAGAGCAGTTTGGTCAACTGTCTGAATCGTTATCTGGAACCTCCTCCTGGTACGGTGTTTCTGGGTAACAAAGACATCTTGGAACTCTCCTTTGAAGATTTAAGGCGAGCGATCCGCACCGTAAGCCAGGATGTGTTTTTGTTTTCTGAGTCGGTGGAACAGAATATCTTGTTTGGCCAGTCGACGCAGGAACATCCGGGCGAGGAAAAGCTCCAGCAGATTATTTATGAATCGGCCTTGAGAGAAGAAATAGAGCGCTTCCCCGAGCAGCTCAACACCCTGGTCGGAGAAAAAGGAATCATGCTATCCGGAGGGCAGAAGCAGAGGATCAGTCTGGCACGATCGATGATGGAGCCCTGTGACCTCCTTATACTGGATAATGTCCTGTCTGCGGTCGATTATGAAACTGAACGGTTCCTGCTGGGAGAAATACTCAAACGCAAGCACTCCAGATCTCTGCTGATCGTCTCTCATCGGGTCCAAGCCCTGGAAGGGGCGGATTTAATTCTGGTTCTGGATGAGGGAAACCTGGTCGATCAGGGGACTCACAAGGAGCTCATTGCCCGGCCAGGGCTCTATAAGCAGACATGGGAACTGCAAAAGGCGCAGCAGGGATGA